aaaacagaagtgtttttaaacttttttttttgtcagcttttttttttttttggtaatttaGAGTGGCTTGGCACAGCAAAACTGTCTGCTAAGCACATCTGCTCATGAGGGGGAGCTGGCTGTATGTggcctgcctgctcctgtgtggaACTCATCTCCTGACAGCAGGGCCCTACAGCAGACACTCATTTGGAGAAGCCCAACTGACCTGAGCCAGGATCAAAGAATTAGGTCCCATGGAGGAAACTTTGTCTGGGGAAAGAGTGCCTGGTGCTGGGGGTAGCAATCGGCTGAGAAGAACTTTTCTCCATGTAGACTGCAGTGTAGTGCTGCCTTGGAATGTATACAACATGCATAAACCAAACCagcactgggaagaaaaaagagattgGCTCTGGGGACAGAATAAGCACATGCTATGAACTGATGGATGTTCTTCTTTAACAGCCCTCTGATATGTGATGGTCAAAGGTTTTTGAAGCATGGAGAGACCTTCAGGTGGCCAGCGCTGCAGCAAACACTGCAAGCCATCGCGGAAAATGGAGCTACAGCTTTTTATGAGGGATATATAGGAAAGGCCCTGGTGGAGGACATTAGGAAGGCTGGTAGGTAACAGCTATAGTTAATACTGCTAGACAGGCCTTTTCCCAGCAATTGGCTAACAGTGAGTTGGTACCAGGGGAAAACCAAGATACATGTGCCACTTGGGGTGGTACCCAGCACAGGAAGGGGCCGCCTTCCCCCAGTTCTTATAACTCaggcccagcagcagggctgagagCCACAAACTGCTCTGGCATTCACGTATAGTACTCAGGCACTGGCCTCTCCAACTCCCTTAGGCTTTGTCATGTCCTGGGGTTTGGTGGTAGAGGCGGACACATGAAGACATTGCTGCTCTTGGTGGAACAAATTTGGATTATACAGGGATGGTGCTTTACAAGCTTTACGAAGGCTCTGATGTAGCCAGCCCATAGCACCTAGTAGAAGTTAATGTGCTAAGGCCAACTACCCATCTGGTTTTCTGTTGAAGGGTCCAATATCTCACTGGAGGACCTTAAGGCATACAAAGCAGAAGTGTCCTCACCTCTGAACATTACCCTGAACAATCACACCACAGTGTTTTCTCCTGGACCGCCCATGGGAGGTGCTGTGCTCATGTTCATCCTCAAGATATTGGAAGGTAAATTCctaaaggaaaaggggaaacaagAGGTTTGCAGAGTTGCTCTGGAGCAGTAGAAAAGTAATGGGGAGAAATAGAGTTGACAAGCCAGGATGGGACCCAAAGCAGCACTGTGACCACGCTATGCAGCAGGATGATGAACTGGCTCATTCTTACAGTGGGTCGCAATCATCATAACTGCTGCAAAGGCCAAAGGATACATGATTTTTCCCAAGGCTTCAAGAGGAATTGAAGTCACAGTGGAAATTAGTACTTGGTTGTTTCTGTGCCCACATGCTGCTAAAGCATAGGGGAAACTTCATAAGAACTGGACTGGGAAAAGGAGGGtcatttcaacttttttttttaaattcttgaaaaaaatttcatcCTGCTCCATAGAGTATAAACTCCACAAAGAGTCAATGGCGACACCCAAGAAGAAGGTGGAAACCTACCATCGCATTGCAGAGGCCCTGAAGTTTGGCAATATGCTAAAATCCCAAATGCGTGACCCAGCCTTCTCTGAAGCTCAGGTGAGCTGACATGGTGCATAAGGGCAGCCACAGACACCCACAGCACTGGCAGCTTCTTCTACACTGCTGCTTGACAgagaaggagcagggaagtccatttcctgcttttttttttttaaacctgcatTGTCACCAGCTCATTTTAGCCTATGTGCTAAGCCCTCAGGCAGGATACCTATGGCCCAGACGatcctgcctgccagcacaATGCTAGAGTACCAAGTGATGTTCTGACACCCTCCTGCTTTTCATccacagaaggaaacaaaatacttaGAACTGCTAGTCAAGAGCAATGCTGCTCAGCTGGCCAAGGCAGAGGCAGGATTAGGCCATTTACTTTGGAAACTGCAGTTTCTGTTCATCTGTAGGCTGGCACTCACGCACCTCATAAAGGATGCTCACATGCTTATGGAAACGCTGAGATGCCTCAGTACTAagcttgtttcattttctgtgataaGAGTGGCCTGGGGTTCAGGCGGGGGCTGAATGCCACCAGTGCAGGTCCCCAAGCTCTGATGCTTGGGGATGAATCCCCCAGGCTTCCTTGTGCCCAAAGACAGACACGCCTGTGCTTTGGTGATGCAAGCCCAGTGTCCTTGCTGTGATTGCAGGTGATTGTGGGGACCATGCTGTCTGACAAGATTGCTGAGCTTGCCAGAAGCCGAATAGATGACCACGGTGACCACCCATCCAACGATTACAATTTGCTGGAGTCCATCTACAACCACAGATACGAAAGTAAGGGCACAAGCCACATCTCTGTGCTCGCTGCAGATGGTAGTGCCGTGTCCGCCACCAGCACGATCAACTACCCGTGAGTAGTCAAGGAGCTGGTAATTGAGTCACATAGGCCGTGTATTAGGTTCACAGGGTACCTTCAGGGGTTTACCAGAAATGCAAAACCCTTGGGCTTCACAGGTTTAGACAGTCTCTTACTCATGAGTGCCTTTTTCTTGTGACAGCAAAGGTCTTTGAGCATCAGCCCAAAGGAACATCACCAGTCACAAAGATGTAACAActtgctgagctctgctgagTTTCTGTGAGCTGGGCAAACCCCCACTTCCACTACTAACAGGGAGCTTATCCCTGGctacagcacagcagcacaaacACCTTGTAGACAGCGTGGATGGGGCAGTTgcaggctgggaggagacagAGGTAACCCACAGGGTGCCATGTCCGGTTACTGGCATCCACAACAGGAGAGCACTGGTCACTGAAAGGCTACTTCTTTCCCCCCCTGCAGGTTTGGCTCCTTTGTGTATTCTAACCAAACTGGGATAATTTTAAATAACGAACTTGCCGATTTCTGTGAAGCAAACAGAAGCATTCAACCAGGTGAGCATTCTCACcctcaaaataaaacacaaagccaGGAGATGGCTATGCAGGCCCTGTACAACTGGGCAGGGACTATCTGTAAGCTGCAGCTAgtctttcctttcctgagtCTGGATGAGAACAAGTTTGTTTCAGACTAACAGAGGATAAAGCCCTGTAGTTTGTCTTGTCTACTCACATATGCCCTTGCATGGAAACATGGGAGTTTTGGTATCCAGCCAGGGAaattggagatttttttttaaaaaaagaaaagccaaagggGATCATTGATTgatggagaggaaagggaagaagtgAGGGAACTACTGCTAAGACAAGCTTGCTGACTTTTTAGGCTCATCTGTGAAGAAGTATATAGTTGCATGCACAATAAAATCAGTAACGCTGTAGGCTTACACTGAGTTCTGTAACACAGCAGTGTTGACACAGAGACATTGCTTTGCGAAACAAGCTATCCCCAGGGCAACCTGCCTTGGGCTTGCTGTGAGAGAGGACCTCAGCACTGCAATGGCAGGATTGCTGCTAATGGTTCCTTGACAGGTTGAATGAACTGCAGCAAGTCCTGAATGCTTGTAGGATGCTCTGCACCAAGAGGTGCCTCCTATTCAGCTTGTGCCATAAAGGTCCAGTTTCTTGTGAGATGGGATCTCAGCACAAAGCACCTAGTTTTTCTAGAAGACTTGAGCTTCTTGAGGAATGAGCAGCAGCTTGGTTCCCCATGGGGAACACAAGAAGGATGAGGTAGATAAACTCATGTGTCCCCCCCCAACCACCTTAACAGCCACATGGGAGGAATAACACTCTCTGCCTCTACTCTAGGAGAGAAGCCTCCCTCAGCAATGGTGCCCTCCATTCTCATCTCCAAGACAGGAGACATGCTGGTGATcggaggagcaggaggggccTGGATTATCAGTGCTACCGCTATGGTGAGTGAACAAGTACCGCACAGTAACACCTTCCACTAAGCAAGGGGAGCACACACTGTCCTGAACAAAAGGAATTACTTTGCTGCTGCTAGTACAGCTGTGTGGAAGGCAGCAGTGAACAGGGCCTGCTGCGGACTCAGTCTATCCTCAACCTTCTTGCCTCTAGCATTTCTGTGGCAAGTGCCACCTGCCTCtctcaattcttttttttgaaagggAAGAAGTTAGAATAATCAAATAACAAGGAAGTTATTAGGAAGGGAGGCATTGCCCAAAACATTGGGGCCCAAAAATAAACTGATAAATTACGTGATGGAAGGAacaagaaaaccagaaaaccacCACCAACCATATGCAGAGTAACAAATCTTAATGAAAAAGAGGTTGTCAGTGCATGAAGTATAACAAACATCTTGTGCAGcaatcaagaaataaaaacaggtaAGGccacaagaggaaaaagaggactttttttcttcatctttctgcaACTGGAGAGACACATGGGAAGGAGTCCATGCTAGGACCtgatctgaaaacagaaagaacaacTGTCAGTAGAAAGATATAAGACCCATTGATAGCTATTGAGTTCAAGGACACCACTTTGGCTCAGGGAAAGCATTCTGGGAAGTATCATTATGTGCTCACCCTATTTTTATACTTGATGTGAGCATCTGCTATTGGTCACCATGAAGACAGGAGACTAGGCTAGTAGGACTTTTGGTCTGACTCAGTGCAGCCTTCTCTTACAGTCCAAATTTGCACCATCCTGCAGGCAGGATTTACAGTAGAGCTTGTCTGGCTTAACACCACTGCGGAGGATGGCAGCATATGACCCAGGTTCTTATTCAGTATCTCCAGTCAGGCAGTGTGGGATTTGTTTCATTGCAGGTGATTATAAACAAGCTGTGGTTTGGCTATGACTTGGAACATGCCATTTCTGCTCCCATCATGCATACCGAAGGTGACATGATCCTGTTTGAGAAACACTTCAGTGAGGTGAGTGACCTCACTTGGATCTTCTTGCCTTCTCCTTTTGGTGAGAAGGAGACTGCTTCTGTAGCTCTCCTGAATAATCTGTATTTTGCTTCTAGCTAACCTCCTTCTTGCTTAAATGTCACTTTTTCAACCTGACCGCCCATATacattcttcattttcacaCCTGCCAACGCTAAGACCTCAGACCCCTGCCCCATTCACTctatttcctcttctctcccccctACAGGAGGTTAGGAGCAGCCTGCTGAGAAGAGGacataaagaaaagaacattAGCTCTTCAATGAATGTTGTGCAGGGAGTTtccaaggaaggaaaatgcatcTCTGCTTACTCTGATAAAAGGAAGATGGGGAAGTCAGCTGGATATTAGCATGAAGTGCCATCACAACTCACAAAACCACAGGAGAGAACCAGATTCAGAACATGCTTTGGCTTGGTCATGCCAATATTGCCTGTTGCCATCAGGATGCCTGCTAGAGTATGGGAAAAACTTGTGACTGCACCTAATTCCTTGCAGTAGACTGCAAGTCACCTTCAGGCAATACAAGGACAGGTCAGCCAGCCTTGTTTAGAGCTAAACCCTCCATTACTTATGTGATacacagaaaaacatatttcttgaTCTCATCAGCTATTCAGAATATGAGAATACAAAGTGGGAAAGGAAAATTCGTCCAAAATCCACTGGGAACACTGTGACACGACACAACTGTATCTTCTATTCCTGCTGGAGAGTCTCAGATAAAAGCAGAATTGGTTCTTTCAGGCTGTTACCACAATAAACTTATTATTACTGGGGCTCAGTGATGTGAAATAAGCAACTATTTTTGTTATGAGGATTACAATAAGTTTCTATAGGGTCaggcttttaaaatcttaagCATCCAGGCTTAGAGGGTGGctttggaaagggaagagagcaAAATGCCATGCTTCCTGTCTTGGTTTTCCCATCCAAAGAACCCCTACTTTTCCCAAAGGTGACAGATGAATTCAGCACATTCTAGCACAAGTCTGCTGCCCTACTACTCTCTGGGATACAAAGGACCCCACAAGCTCAGAGTAACTGTGTCAAAGCTTCCTTTAACCCTGCACGCTGGTGACTTTGAGAATAAGCCTCCCATGGGATGATGTGAATTCTGCACTTCTGGGATGGACAGGCTCCAGCTTAGCTCCCTGGGAACACCTCTCCCTGTGGTGAGAGGAGTCCCAGTCTGTGCCAGTTCTCCCTCCTCAATGCCTGCAGAAGCTAAGTCATTTGGGAAGGCAGGTGAGGATTACAGTGGAAGAGCTGTTGTTTTTGGAAGCTTTATAACTTTCTTCAAAATGCAAAGGATCATAATCAGAAGACTTCACTTGTAGCCATGAGCTCAGCCTGGCCAGGCAAACACCAGGACTGCTGAGAAGCGATACCGTGCTATCAGACATTAGCAGAATACTTTTCTCCCACAGTCTGGGGACATGCTCTAACTCCCTGTTTACCACAGCTAATCGCTAGTGTTCTCTTAAGCTCACAATGAGGAAATTGTAGGACTTCTAAGAAATATCACAGAGAGAAAACTTGTAGAGGAGCAACCTGAACTCATGCACCTGAATGAAAGGTCTTTTGCAGTTACTCCATAACCTTGCCCTGCTCAAAATAGCCAagagaataaaacatttaagaaaagaaaaaaaaacaaccaaaccaacctCAAAGCCCCCAAAGCTCTTCTCAAATACCCAGGGGCAAGTTCCCACGATCCCCAACAACTCAATTTTCTGAAAGCTTATGAGCCATGCTTCCCTGTGGGTACAGACAGTATTGTGTGCCTGTTTCTGGAAGTGAAGCCAAACCAGAGCAAGGCACTAGCAGAGCTCTCCCCCTTGCATGTTAGTTCTTACCTCACACACAGCCCATGGTGTTCCtagtacacacacacaaaaaaaaatctctctgtaAATACCATAACAAGTATTTGAGAACACgctattaaaaaaaggcaaaccaaaatGAGGCCATCCCAAAACACCCTTGCAAACAAGGCTAGATAGGTTTTAAATCTGTTCTTATCCACAAAGTGGGTCCAACAAAGCCATCAACTTGTTGAAATCTTAGTTTTCACTTGCATTTTAATGATGGTCTTAGTGAAGCAGTCTAGAGCCAGACATGTGTTTTCGTTCAGAAATTGTATGCTAAGGACTACAGTATGACTGCAGCTGTATCAGAGCTTAATGAGAAAGTATTCCTAAGTTACCAGATCATAACCGCAAGCACTTAATCATGTAGCTGGAATACAAGTTACTTATGTATACAGCCAGATCCATGCACTGCacccttcccccttcctcctccaagTGGAATTTATGTTAAATCCCCTAGTTCAGGAAGGACTACGGGTttctccagcagagctgcttacTCAAGCCTTAGAAGTGCACAGCACCCTGTGAGACAGCAGTACGGTACTGCTGAACGTAAATGGAGAAAGGGAATAGACCTAAAGCTTGAGGGGAGGCATATTTATGTTCATTTGGAAGGGGTCACCTTGGGGGTTTTGAGTAGTCATAGTCAATCTACATAAtttgctgaagttttctgtttttattaactCCCTTAGCCCAGCTACCAGTTCCTGGGTGCATTGGTTCTAGTGTCAGAAATAACAACCCAACAGCAGAGTTGTCACAGGGAGGCACTATGGGCACCAGACACCATCTGCAGCTCACATTTCAGGACCAGATGGATTAACCAGACCAGATGCTGGCTTTACCAAGGTCTGTGGTTATGTCTAGCTAGTCCAGCTGAGCTGAGAGTTTACAAAAGCAACTGAGAATGTCACTGGCTGGATACTGGCTGCTTCCCTCTGGGCTTCAGGGCAGctttcagcagtgcccaggtcCATCCTCCATCATGTATCATCAGCAGAAAAACCAAGTCACCAAGTAACTAAGCCTCCAGTTACCTTCACTTCTGACACACCTTAGGGTGAATCACACCTCCGTAATCTAGCCTATCACCTTTCCAGTGCAGTAGTGCTTCCTACCACAAATACATGGCAATATTATCTGTAGTCCAATGCTCACTGCAATTTAACTACTTTGCTACTAACATTGAAACTGAGCCAATTAGGCAGTTTTAAAACCTATCACAGCTTTAATTTGCAAGGCAGACAGGAATGAAAGTGCAGATTTCTCACTACAGCAGAGGCTTCCAGTCCTGTAGTTCTCACTAGCAAAGTATCTGGTGAAGCTGAGGGATTGTACTTCCCCTAGCACCTCTGCTCTTGCTCTGCCACCACCTCACCGCTGCTGAAATCCGCTTGGGTCAAGAGCCTCCCAGTTTGGTCTCCCCATTCATGCTCATGCCAAGAGGAGatcattatttttgtatttagtCAATTTACAGAGACTTAAAACATCACTGTACAGAGGCTACTGTATTTTCTAATGAagtctttatatttttaataaagtgttTTTAAACCTGTCTGGGAATCTCTCTTCTAAAACTGTTGCCTAGCCTGACACACAAGCAGGTGTTTGAGAGATGGTCACACAGGTGTTTTCAGCAGTAACAGTTGTTCACACTGGACAGTCAAGAAGCCGCTGGAGAAAGTGAAGAACTGTGCAGAAGACACCATATGCGACTTCTCTCTCTCAGCTTGGTTTTGGCACTTCCCTGTAGCCCTTCCAGAGGCTGGATGGTTATCAAACGAAAATTGTGGTAACATTAGACTGAAGAACATGGGAAAGGGGTGAACTCCCCAGTTCATGATCTGGATTGCCTTTTAACAGCACCtttccatttcacagaatcacagaatcccaggttggaatggacctcagggaccatctagtccaacctttctgggcagagcacagtctagccaagatggcccagcaccctgtccagacggcccttgaaggtgtccaacgtggccgagtcaaccccttccctgaggagattattccagtggtgactgtcctcactgtgaaaaatttccctctggtgtccaatcggaatctccccaagagcaacttgtgtccattcccccttgtcctctccttgtaaaaagggagtctccatctcctttgtagctgcccctcaagtactggtacacggggatgagatcccctctgagcctccttttctcaaggctgaacaaacccagctctcccagcctatcctggtatggcagcttcccagtccttggatcatcttggtggcccttctctggaccccttccagcctggccacatcctttttgtatagaggggaccagaactgtacacagcactccaggtgtggcctgacaagtgctgagcagagtgggatgatgacttctttatctatctctgctggcgatgccctttttgatgcaacccagcatcctgttgtccttcttggctgcagcagccactgttcgctcatgttgagcttcctgcccaccaggacccccaggtcccttcccacagagctgctctccagccaggtggatcccagcctttgctgcactcctggattatgttttcccaggtgtgtgaccttacacttgtccatgttgaacttcataaggttcttgctggcccactcctccagcctatccagatctccctgcaaagcagctctcccttctggagtgtctgcttccccactcaatttggtgtcatccgcaaacttcatcaggccacacttgatgctgttgtccagatcacttataaagatgttgaataacattgggcccagtatcgatccctgggggactccactagtgacaggttgccagcttgagaaagagctatttaccaccaccctttgggtgcggcctgtcagccagttccccacccactgcacagaccacttgtctaggccataacgcatcaacttctccaggaggaggctgtgggggaccgtatcaaaggccttggagaagtccaggtagacaatgtccaccgctccatgtcaaccaggcaggTCAATTTGTCATAggaggccaccaggtttgtcaagcacgatcaCTAAAGAGTGAATCACACAGAAGCCATTTCAAATCAGCTGGAATCAGTCATGGAAATGCGTCCTGTTCTCCATACCCTACACTGCATCAGGCAGCTTACACTAAGATATTATGCCTCTGCACAGAAGCAGATGTCAGGAGGTAGCTGCATTCAAAGAGGTGGGACACAAGCAGGAAGAAGCCTTTTCTTGTAGCTGAAACATTCAGACAAGCTGAATGGCCTGCAGTGTACAATTAGGAGGTTTTACAGCATGAACCATTGAGTGACCTTTGCCTATTGATACACAGCCAGCCTCAATGCAGTGTGAGTAGCAGAGTGTGGTATCAAAGCAGGTGGCAGCAGTGCATGCCCTACGTACAGATATGTCCAAATGAGATGTCGATAATTATAGCATGCAGAAGTATccattggtttggtttttttaaatgtaggaTGTAAGTGCAAGCCTTAGCCCAGCTTAGTTTTTACAAATCAGTCCCCTGTAGTGATGCTGCTAAAACAAACATATCAGTTTCTGCGGTCAAGAATTCAAATGCATTTATAATAATAGTTTTCAACAGAAGTGTTTTTAGCCATGGCAAAATCTGAGCTTTCCAGGAGGAAAGTTCTGTAACATAGATTATAAGTAATAGGGGAGTTTTCTGACCATCTAGGAGAAATTCAGAAATGTAAGTAAGACTGCTGTACCATGAACTGTTAGAAGCAGCCCAGCAGCAATTACTCAAACTTGTTTCAGGAAGCATGTTTGTCCAACAGTCATTTCCCAGAAAACAGTTACCCTCCAGTTTCAGAGCaca
The genomic region above belongs to Phalacrocorax aristotelis chromosome 15, bGulAri2.1, whole genome shotgun sequence and contains:
- the GGT5 gene encoding glutathione hydrolase 5 proenzyme isoform X1; this translates as MVTSPPRAASETAAVREGLAPSRLGRRPRPRRGLGGVRCGHVAELLKTDGIARQGGARPARPTAAGAWWWWCSCRGQSPLHSDLPPKTAGILYFHPEQSRRFRKRIKSLPAASSSTGIEMSAGKICCLVLLTVGVLSVVVVLVVILTQPKCGPQRYLHGAVAADTETCSVISRDILKSGGTAVDAAIAGLICTSVMNPQSSGLGGGVVFTIYNASTGTVEVINARETVPRVFLHNLLSGCRDGLPIGPQWIAVPGELRGYEEAHKRYGRLPWKVLFEPTIKLLSEPLVISPVMDKIFQHQAFASPGKSLCPLICDGQRFLKHGETFRWPALQQTLQAIAENGATAFYEGYIGKALVEDIRKAGSNISLEDLKAYKAEVSSPLNITLNNHTTVFSPGPPMGGAVLMFILKILEEYKLHKESMATPKKKVETYHRIAEALKFGNMLKSQMRDPAFSEAQVIVGTMLSDKIAELARSRIDDHGDHPSNDYNLLESIYNHRYESKGTSHISVLAADGSAVSATSTINYPFGSFVYSNQTGIILNNELADFCEANRSIQPGEKPPSAMVPSILISKTGDMLVIGGAGGAWIISATAMVIINKLWFGYDLEHAISAPIMHTEGDMILFEKHFSEEVRSSLLRRGHKEKNISSSMNVVQGVSKEGKCISAYSDKRKMGKSAGY
- the GGT5 gene encoding glutathione hydrolase 5 proenzyme isoform X3 → MVTSPPRAASETAAVREGLAPSRLGRRPRPRRGLGGVRCGHVAELLKTDGIARQGGARPARPTAAGAWWWWCSCRGQSPLHSDLPPKTAGILYFHPEQSRRFRKRIKSLPAASSSTGIEMSAGKICCLVLLTVGVLSVVVVLVVILTQPKCGPQRYLHGAVAADTETCSVISRDILKSGGTAVDAAIAGLICTSVMNPQSSGLGGGVVFTIYNASTGTVEVINARETVPRVFLHNLLSGCRDGLPIGPQWIAVPGELRGYEEAHKRYGRLPWKVLFEPTIKLLSEPLVISPVMDKIFQHQAFASPGKSLCPLICDGQRFLKHGETFRWPALQQTLQAIAENGATAFYEGYIGKALVEDIRKAEYKLHKESMATPKKKVETYHRIAEALKFGNMLKSQMRDPAFSEAQVIVGTMLSDKIAELARSRIDDHGDHPSNDYNLLESIYNHRYESKGTSHISVLAADGSAVSATSTINYPFGSFVYSNQTGIILNNELADFCEANRSIQPGEKPPSAMVPSILISKTGDMLVIGGAGGAWIISATAMVIINKLWFGYDLEHAISAPIMHTEGDMILFEKHFSEEVRSSLLRRGHKEKNISSSMNVVQGVSKEGKCISAYSDKRKMGKSAGY
- the GGT5 gene encoding glutathione hydrolase 5 proenzyme isoform X2, whose product is MFPVITADRFVAFPYLPTLLGSRMFPLCRGQSPLHSDLPPKTAGILYFHPEQSRRFRKRIKSLPAASSSTGIEMSAGKICCLVLLTVGVLSVVVVLVVILTQPKCGPQRYLHGAVAADTETCSVISRDILKSGGTAVDAAIAGLICTSVMNPQSSGLGGGVVFTIYNASTGTVEVINARETVPRVFLHNLLSGCRDGLPIGPQWIAVPGELRGYEEAHKRYGRLPWKVLFEPTIKLLSEPLVISPVMDKIFQHQAFASPGKSLCPLICDGQRFLKHGETFRWPALQQTLQAIAENGATAFYEGYIGKALVEDIRKAGSNISLEDLKAYKAEVSSPLNITLNNHTTVFSPGPPMGGAVLMFILKILEEYKLHKESMATPKKKVETYHRIAEALKFGNMLKSQMRDPAFSEAQVIVGTMLSDKIAELARSRIDDHGDHPSNDYNLLESIYNHRYESKGTSHISVLAADGSAVSATSTINYPFGSFVYSNQTGIILNNELADFCEANRSIQPGEKPPSAMVPSILISKTGDMLVIGGAGGAWIISATAMVIINKLWFGYDLEHAISAPIMHTEGDMILFEKHFSEEVRSSLLRRGHKEKNISSSMNVVQGVSKEGKCISAYSDKRKMGKSAGY
- the GGT5 gene encoding glutathione hydrolase 5 proenzyme isoform X5 gives rise to the protein MSAGKICCLVLLTVGVLSVVVVLVVILTQPKCGPQRYLHGAVAADTETCSVISRDILKSGGTAVDAAIAGLICTSVMNPQSSGLGGGVVFTIYNASTGTVEVINARETVPRVFLHNLLSGCRDGLPIGPQWIAVPGELRGYEEAHKRYGRLPWKVLFEPTIKLLSEPLVISPVMDKIFQHQAFASPGKSLCPLICDGQRFLKHGETFRWPALQQTLQAIAENGATAFYEGYIGKALVEDIRKAGSNISLEDLKAYKAEVSSPLNITLNNHTTVFSPGPPMGGAVLMFILKILEEYKLHKESMATPKKKVETYHRIAEALKFGNMLKSQMRDPAFSEAQVIVGTMLSDKIAELARSRIDDHGDHPSNDYNLLESIYNHRYESKGTSHISVLAADGSAVSATSTINYPFGSFVYSNQTGIILNNELADFCEANRSIQPGEKPPSAMVPSILISKTGDMLVIGGAGGAWIISATAMVIINKLWFGYDLEHAISAPIMHTEGDMILFEKHFSEEVRSSLLRRGHKEKNISSSMNVVQGVSKEGKCISAYSDKRKMGKSAGY
- the GGT5 gene encoding glutathione hydrolase 5 proenzyme isoform X4, with translation MVFSCRGQSPLHSDLPPKTAGILYFHPEQSRRFRKRIKSLPAASSSTGIEMSAGKICCLVLLTVGVLSVVVVLVVILTQPKCGPQRYLHGAVAADTETCSVISRDILKSGGTAVDAAIAGLICTSVMNPQSSGLGGGVVFTIYNASTGTVEVINARETVPRVFLHNLLSGCRDGLPIGPQWIAVPGELRGYEEAHKRYGRLPWKVLFEPTIKLLSEPLVISPVMDKIFQHQAFASPGKSLCPLICDGQRFLKHGETFRWPALQQTLQAIAENGATAFYEGYIGKALVEDIRKAGSNISLEDLKAYKAEVSSPLNITLNNHTTVFSPGPPMGGAVLMFILKILEEYKLHKESMATPKKKVETYHRIAEALKFGNMLKSQMRDPAFSEAQVIVGTMLSDKIAELARSRIDDHGDHPSNDYNLLESIYNHRYESKGTSHISVLAADGSAVSATSTINYPFGSFVYSNQTGIILNNELADFCEANRSIQPGEKPPSAMVPSILISKTGDMLVIGGAGGAWIISATAMVIINKLWFGYDLEHAISAPIMHTEGDMILFEKHFSEEVRSSLLRRGHKEKNISSSMNVVQGVSKEGKCISAYSDKRKMGKSAGY